In Janthinobacterium rivuli, a single genomic region encodes these proteins:
- a CDS encoding M13 family metallopeptidase: MNRYLLSSLTLTLLAAFAHAAEPVSAAAAPTVAPSAAPAAAGVVSGIDVQYIDPAVRVQDDFFTHLNGKWLATAEIPADKSSWGSFAKLRDDTTPQLRGIIVATQQDKNKKAGSEAQKISDLYASYMDEAKLEALGTKPLAGELNRIRSLRDKKGVPALIAHLSQARVSTPYAVYVGQDARASTKYAVYVSQSGLGMPDRDYYLEAKQAGVKEKYQAHVEKMLAMAGDKNAAARAKAVVALETALAEVQWTKVENRDPVKRYNKTDINKLNELTPGYDLKSSLAALGIANKVDYVIVNQPSYLAGYNKVLAASDLDTVKAYFEWQLLNSYASYLSKNFVDENFAFYGTVLSGVTENQPRWKRGVGAVEGVLGEAVGKLYVAQYFPAERKAHMQELVKNVLAAYKDSIDTLDWMSPETKKEAQAKLAKFTPKIAYPNKWRDYTKLQIVQGDLVGNIMRAANFASARQVAKLGKPIDREEWGMTPQTVNAYYSSTMNEIVFPASILQPPFFDANADDAVNYGAIGAVIGHEISHGFDDKGSQSDGDGNLRDWWTPADRKNFAAKADALTKQYDGYSPLPGYNVNGALTLGENIADNSGVAIAYKAYKISLGGKPAPVLDGLTGDQRFYMGFGQVWRSKMREAQQIVQIKTDPHSPGQYRANGTMVNQPGFYEAFGVKPGDKMYVAPENRVIIW, from the coding sequence GTGAATCGCTATCTCTTGAGCAGTCTGACCCTGACCCTGTTGGCTGCGTTTGCCCATGCCGCCGAACCGGTATCCGCCGCTGCCGCCCCGACCGTGGCCCCAAGCGCCGCACCTGCCGCCGCTGGCGTCGTTTCCGGCATCGACGTGCAGTACATCGACCCCGCCGTGCGCGTGCAGGACGATTTCTTCACCCATTTGAATGGCAAGTGGCTGGCCACGGCCGAGATTCCTGCCGATAAGTCGAGCTGGGGTTCGTTCGCCAAGTTGCGCGATGACACGACGCCGCAATTGCGCGGCATCATCGTCGCTACGCAACAGGACAAAAACAAGAAGGCCGGTTCCGAAGCGCAGAAAATCAGCGACCTGTACGCCAGCTACATGGATGAAGCCAAGCTCGAAGCGCTGGGCACGAAGCCGCTGGCCGGCGAATTGAACCGCATCCGCTCGCTGCGTGACAAGAAGGGCGTGCCCGCCCTGATCGCCCACCTGAGCCAGGCGCGCGTGTCGACCCCGTACGCCGTCTACGTGGGCCAGGATGCGCGTGCCTCCACCAAATACGCCGTGTATGTGAGCCAGAGCGGCCTGGGCATGCCTGACCGCGATTACTACCTGGAAGCCAAGCAGGCTGGCGTGAAAGAAAAATACCAGGCGCACGTGGAAAAAATGCTGGCCATGGCCGGCGACAAGAATGCCGCCGCCCGCGCCAAGGCTGTCGTTGCGCTGGAAACGGCCCTGGCCGAAGTGCAATGGACCAAGGTTGAGAACCGCGACCCCGTGAAACGCTACAACAAGACCGACATCAACAAGCTCAACGAGCTCACTCCCGGCTACGACCTGAAGTCCAGCCTGGCTGCCTTGGGCATCGCCAACAAGGTCGATTACGTCATCGTCAACCAGCCGAGTTACCTGGCCGGCTACAACAAGGTACTGGCCGCAAGCGACCTGGACACCGTGAAAGCCTACTTCGAATGGCAGTTGCTGAACAGCTATGCCAGCTATCTGTCGAAAAACTTCGTCGACGAGAACTTTGCCTTCTATGGCACGGTACTCAGTGGCGTGACGGAAAACCAGCCGCGCTGGAAGCGTGGCGTGGGCGCCGTCGAAGGCGTGCTGGGCGAAGCCGTCGGCAAACTGTATGTCGCGCAATATTTCCCTGCGGAGCGCAAGGCGCACATGCAGGAACTGGTGAAAAACGTGCTGGCCGCCTACAAGGACAGCATCGACACCCTGGACTGGATGAGCCCGGAAACCAAGAAGGAAGCGCAAGCCAAGCTGGCCAAGTTCACGCCGAAGATCGCGTATCCGAACAAATGGCGCGATTACACGAAGCTGCAAATCGTCCAGGGTGACCTGGTGGGCAACATCATGCGCGCGGCGAATTTCGCTTCGGCGCGCCAGGTGGCCAAGCTGGGCAAGCCGATCGACCGCGAAGAGTGGGGCATGACGCCGCAAACGGTGAACGCCTATTACAGCTCGACGATGAATGAAATCGTCTTCCCGGCCTCGATTCTGCAGCCGCCGTTCTTCGACGCCAACGCGGACGACGCCGTCAACTATGGCGCCATCGGCGCCGTCATCGGCCATGAAATCAGCCATGGCTTCGACGACAAGGGCAGCCAGTCCGATGGCGACGGCAACCTGCGCGACTGGTGGACCCCGGCCGACCGCAAGAATTTCGCCGCCAAGGCCGACGCGCTGACCAAGCAATACGATGGCTACAGTCCATTGCCGGGCTACAACGTCAACGGCGCGCTGACCCTGGGTGAAAACATCGCCGACAACTCGGGCGTCGCGATCGCCTATAAAGCCTACAAGATTTCGCTGGGCGGCAAGCCGGCGCCCGTACTCGATGGCTTGACGGGCGACCAGCGCTTCTACATGGGCTTTGGCCAGGTCTGGCGCAGCAAGATGCGCGAAGCGCAGCAGATCGTGCAAATCAAGACCGATCCGCATTCGCCGGGCCAGTACCGTGCGAACGGCACCATGGTCAACCAGCCTGGTTTCTATGAAGCGTTTGGCGTGAAACCGGGCGACAAGATGTATGTTGCCCCGGAAAACCGCGTGATCATCTGGTAA
- a CDS encoding M13 family metallopeptidase — protein MNRYLLSALTLSLLAGVSGMAGAADSAKKAAPATAVAAAALTSGIAVEYVDPAVRAQDDLFQHLNGKWLAETVIPADKSSWGSFAKLADDTQTQLRGIVEGAAADKARAAGSNAQKIGDFYNSFMDEAKLESLGLSPLNAELAKIAALQDKAELPAVIAHFSKLGVTSPYDFGIHQDAKDSTKYVADIVQSGLGLPDRDYYLEAGKADTRAKYLAHVEKMLSLAGDANAAANAKAILALETELAKAQWSNVQNRDPVKTYNKVELAKLASVAPGYDWARYLKDTGIAGKVNYVIVSQPSYLKGFAEIANKTPLDTWKAYFQWHLLHANAGYLPKAYVDENFAFYGTTLTGVTEMRPRWKRGVGAVEGALGEAVGQLYVEQYFPAERKVRMEALVKNLMTAYQQSIDKLDWMSPVTKKQAQIKLAKFTTKIGYPNKWRDYSGLTVAPDDLIGNIQRSHLLNYNRELNKLGQPIDRDEWGMTPQTVNAYYNPELNEIVFPAAILQAPFFDANADDAVNYGAIGGVIGHEISHGFDDQGAQYDGDGNLRDWWTKADHKNFAKKTKQLVAQYNSFSPVKDHFVNGELTLGENIADNSGVAIAYKAYKLSLNGKKAPVIDGFTGEQRFYAGFAQVWRMKMREAQQLVLLKTDPHSPGQFRANGTMRNQPGFYQAFDVKPGDKMYLPPKDRVIMW, from the coding sequence GTGAATCGTTATTTGTTAAGTGCATTGACCCTGAGTTTGCTGGCCGGCGTGTCCGGCATGGCTGGCGCCGCTGATAGCGCCAAGAAAGCCGCTCCCGCCACGGCCGTCGCCGCCGCGGCGCTGACGTCCGGCATCGCCGTCGAATACGTCGATCCTGCCGTGCGCGCGCAGGACGATCTGTTCCAGCACCTGAATGGCAAATGGCTGGCGGAAACCGTGATTCCTGCCGACAAGTCGAGCTGGGGCAGCTTTGCCAAGCTGGCTGATGATACGCAAACGCAGCTGCGCGGCATCGTCGAAGGCGCCGCCGCTGACAAAGCCCGCGCGGCCGGTTCGAATGCACAGAAAATCGGTGATTTTTATAACAGCTTCATGGATGAAGCCAAGCTGGAAAGCCTGGGGTTGAGCCCATTGAACGCGGAACTGGCGAAGATCGCCGCGCTGCAGGACAAGGCGGAATTGCCAGCCGTGATTGCCCACTTCAGCAAGCTGGGCGTGACTTCGCCTTACGACTTCGGCATCCACCAGGACGCCAAGGATTCCACCAAATACGTGGCCGACATCGTGCAAAGCGGCCTGGGTTTGCCTGACCGCGATTACTACCTGGAAGCGGGCAAGGCCGATACGCGCGCCAAATACCTGGCCCACGTGGAAAAAATGCTCAGCCTGGCTGGCGACGCGAATGCCGCCGCCAATGCCAAGGCCATCCTGGCGCTGGAAACGGAACTGGCCAAGGCGCAATGGAGCAATGTGCAGAACCGCGATCCCGTCAAGACCTACAACAAGGTGGAATTGGCGAAACTGGCCAGCGTGGCGCCAGGCTACGACTGGGCCCGTTACCTGAAGGACACGGGCATTGCCGGCAAGGTCAATTATGTGATCGTCAGCCAGCCCAGCTATCTGAAAGGCTTTGCCGAGATCGCCAACAAGACGCCGCTGGACACGTGGAAAGCATACTTCCAGTGGCACTTGCTGCACGCTAACGCCGGCTATCTGCCAAAAGCGTATGTCGATGAAAACTTCGCTTTCTATGGCACCACCCTGACGGGTGTGACGGAAATGCGTCCGCGCTGGAAACGCGGCGTGGGCGCCGTCGAAGGCGCGCTGGGCGAAGCCGTGGGCCAGCTGTACGTGGAACAATATTTCCCGGCCGAACGCAAGGTGCGCATGGAAGCGCTGGTGAAAAATCTGATGACGGCCTACCAGCAAAGCATCGACAAGCTCGACTGGATGAGCCCTGTCACCAAGAAACAGGCGCAAATCAAGCTGGCCAAGTTCACCACCAAGATCGGCTACCCGAACAAATGGCGCGATTACTCGGGCCTGACGGTGGCGCCGGACGATTTGATCGGCAACATCCAGCGTTCGCACTTGCTGAACTACAACCGTGAATTGAACAAGCTGGGCCAGCCGATCGACCGCGACGAGTGGGGCATGACGCCACAGACCGTGAACGCCTATTACAACCCGGAACTGAACGAAATCGTCTTCCCGGCCGCTATCCTGCAAGCGCCGTTCTTCGACGCCAACGCGGACGACGCCGTCAACTATGGCGCCATCGGCGGCGTCATCGGTCATGAAATCAGCCACGGCTTCGACGACCAGGGCGCCCAGTACGACGGCGACGGCAACCTGCGCGACTGGTGGACCAAGGCCGACCATAAAAACTTCGCCAAGAAAACCAAGCAGCTGGTGGCGCAGTACAACAGCTTCAGCCCCGTCAAGGACCACTTCGTCAATGGCGAACTGACCCTGGGCGAGAACATCGCCGACAATTCCGGCGTGGCGATTGCGTACAAAGCGTATAAATTGTCGCTGAACGGCAAGAAAGCTCCCGTCATCGACGGCTTCACGGGCGAGCAGCGTTTTTATGCTGGCTTTGCCCAGGTATGGCGCATGAAGATGCGTGAAGCGCAGCAACTGGTCTTGCTGAAAACGGACCCGCACTCGCCAGGCCAGTTCCGCGCCAACGGCACCATGCGCAACCAGCCCGGCTTCTATCAAGCCTTCGACGTGAAACCGGGCGACAAGATGTACCTGCCACCGAAAGACCGCGTCATCATGTGGTAA
- a CDS encoding c-type cytochrome: MSDAHNEQQSAIKTPKQLLAAVAGFFLITVIGIILLVQFVTAQKLTGAGTDSQSPEAIAERLSPVANAGFTFKDASGPKVLQSGEAVYTATCVACHGAGVAGAPKFGDAGGWSARLAQGYDTVLKHAIEGLRAMPAKGGNPDLDDVEVARAVVYIANASGGKFKEPEVPAPAAAADGAAPAAEPAK; this comes from the coding sequence ATGAGCGACGCACATAACGAACAACAATCAGCGATCAAAACGCCTAAACAATTGCTTGCCGCCGTAGCTGGCTTCTTCCTCATCACCGTCATCGGCATCATCCTGCTGGTGCAGTTCGTCACGGCGCAAAAACTGACGGGCGCCGGTACGGACAGCCAGTCGCCGGAAGCCATTGCCGAGCGTTTGAGCCCGGTGGCCAACGCCGGCTTTACCTTCAAGGATGCCAGCGGTCCGAAAGTGCTGCAAAGCGGTGAAGCCGTGTACACGGCGACCTGCGTGGCTTGCCATGGCGCCGGCGTGGCCGGTGCACCGAAGTTTGGCGACGCGGGTGGCTGGTCGGCCCGCCTGGCCCAGGGTTACGATACGGTCCTGAAACACGCCATCGAAGGCTTGCGCGCGATGCCGGCCAAGGGCGGCAATCCCGACCTCGACGATGTGGAAGTGGCGCGCGCCGTCGTCTATATCGCCAACGCGTCGGGCGGCAAGTTCAAGGAACCGGAAGTGCCGGCACCAGCCGCGGCCGCTGATGGCGCTGCTCCTGCAGCCGAGCCTGCCAAATAA
- a CDS encoding helix-turn-helix domain-containing protein has translation MSNVIDRLENKEDLELAKAAQRCLVSALDHSRAVQIAVLEEGAQDLGDAPLLRLPPNVLRLFADVLGTLAQGKAVTVMPKEHDVTTQEAAMYLNMSRPYLVRLLEAGKIPHHKVGTHRRLRFEDVVQYKDERKRRSQQALQALADQAQELELGY, from the coding sequence ATGTCGAATGTAATCGATCGTCTGGAAAATAAAGAAGATCTGGAACTGGCGAAAGCGGCGCAACGCTGTCTGGTCAGTGCGCTGGATCATTCGCGTGCCGTGCAGATTGCCGTTCTGGAGGAGGGAGCGCAAGACTTGGGCGATGCCCCCTTGCTGCGCTTGCCGCCGAATGTGTTGCGCCTGTTTGCCGATGTCCTGGGTACCCTGGCGCAAGGTAAGGCCGTGACGGTCATGCCGAAGGAACATGATGTGACAACGCAGGAAGCGGCGATGTATTTGAATATGTCGCGGCCTTATCTGGTGCGCCTGCTGGAGGCTGGGAAGATTCCCCATCATAAGGTGGGTACGCACCGACGGTTGCGCTTTGAGGATGTGGTGCAATACAAGGATGAGCGCAAACGGCGTTCGCAACAGGCCTTGCAGGCCTTGGCAGATCAGGCGCAGGAGCTTGAACTGGGGTACTGA
- a CDS encoding PIN domain-containing protein, with product MAGYHRYTAVLDACVLYPASLRDLLLSLAADGIFSARWTAQIQEEWQRNLLLKRPDLDPSALARTSALMAEAVEDGVIESYEYLIDALVLPDADDRHVLAAAIVGHADAIVTFNLKDLPDAIMRGHNIEVLHPDDFLVAQYELAPIRTLSVVKENRALLRKPTRSAAELIATYEAQGLPQLGKLLRSAIALL from the coding sequence ATGGCCGGATACCACCGTTACACTGCCGTCCTCGATGCCTGTGTGTTGTACCCGGCATCCTTGCGCGATTTATTGCTGAGTTTGGCGGCGGACGGTATCTTCAGCGCACGCTGGACTGCGCAGATACAGGAGGAGTGGCAGCGCAACTTGCTGCTCAAGCGGCCTGATCTGGACCCTTCGGCCTTGGCGCGCACCAGCGCGCTGATGGCCGAGGCAGTGGAGGACGGCGTAATCGAGTCATACGAATATCTGATTGATGCCTTGGTCTTGCCCGATGCCGACGACCGGCACGTGTTGGCGGCAGCCATCGTGGGGCATGCAGACGCTATCGTCACATTCAATCTCAAAGACCTCCCGGACGCGATCATGCGAGGGCACAACATTGAAGTCTTGCACCCCGATGATTTTCTGGTAGCGCAGTATGAACTCGCGCCGATACGCACGCTCAGTGTCGTCAAGGAAAACCGGGCGCTATTGCGAAAACCAACCAGATCCGCCGCCGAACTGATTGCCACTTACGAAGCGCAAGGCTTGCCGCAACTGGGCAAGTTGCTGCGTTCCGCGATTGCCTTGCTCTAG
- a CDS encoding TonB-dependent receptor produces the protein MMRNATGPLAATSPRPFTLKAAVAALAGIGLLSTASVWAQEAVAAGASAESAAEVSVVTVSGVRRSAQNSQQIKMRSDQVIDSIVADDIGKFPDNNVAETLARISGIQIRRDSGEASAVMIRGLRDVTTLLNGRELFTTTGRYVNLADIPATMLQRVDVYKSQGADQVEGGVAGIIDVRTNRPFDFKEFTASVNTRAVYSDKSKATDPNISGMLSNRWKTGIGEVGALLGLSQQQHRYHEERAFNTAPVDKSFLLPGLTGPDQVGLLPIKGDRRRTTANAVLQWRPNADVELYAEGMATRFLLDAESDYFVGLPWWGTAVSATKIPGTDQLQTLTSTNVNTIMSTQANKNQTKTHQFAVGGLWDINPEWRFTSEVASTKSTYAWRNPILDAITVVPNARINTNQNGTLHVDYTGVDLQDPSNYYLKGFFDRYGRDQGSSNDVRADLAYTPSAGGIFKEISVGLRGVKREAESIKSFEGNAEAPDVSGAAFPFSRQSVTSIPGLNCLSEPMSSGGPDYGLKQWYTPCASFLLNNTGTIREAVTGSSAARAMDPGSFFKDTEKTYSIYTKAKVAFKLGAYPVDGTVGVRVVRTEQSLQGNSSQDGVYTPVISDTASTDVLPSVALKIKLRSDLVGRFAAGRTISRPGFSQLNPGVALVNSTETVKATGAGGNPNLKPVTGDNVDAALEWYFAPAGSVTATVFHHKFDGYIQQRISSETIAGKTYDVDRPYNTAAGKLQGLEIGYQQFYDGLPGLLSGLGLQANGTYMSGKTNDETGSHAITGVSRYAYNLVVLYEKDAWSGRLAYNWRSKFIDSYNQGGPGLDLKVAATAQLDGSLSYKINDQFTVTLDGNNLLDTKFKDYWNEPGVYARDTRRYDRTVGVSLRWKM, from the coding sequence ATGATGCGCAACGCCACCGGCCCGCTCGCGGCCACTTCCCCTCGTCCATTCACCTTGAAGGCAGCCGTTGCGGCACTGGCCGGTATTGGCTTGCTGAGCACGGCTTCGGTCTGGGCGCAGGAGGCGGTGGCGGCCGGTGCCAGTGCCGAGTCGGCTGCGGAAGTGTCGGTCGTGACCGTCAGCGGCGTGCGCCGCTCGGCCCAGAATTCCCAGCAGATCAAGATGCGTTCGGACCAGGTCATCGATTCCATCGTTGCCGATGATATCGGCAAATTCCCCGATAACAACGTGGCCGAGACGCTGGCGCGCATTTCCGGCATCCAGATCCGCCGCGATTCGGGCGAGGCGAGCGCCGTCATGATCCGCGGCTTGCGCGATGTCACGACCCTGCTCAATGGCCGCGAACTGTTCACCACCACGGGCCGCTACGTCAACCTGGCCGACATTCCCGCCACGATGCTGCAGCGCGTGGACGTCTATAAGTCGCAGGGCGCGGACCAGGTCGAAGGCGGCGTGGCCGGCATCATCGACGTGCGCACGAATCGCCCCTTCGATTTCAAGGAGTTTACCGCCAGCGTGAATACGCGCGCCGTCTACAGCGACAAATCCAAGGCTACCGACCCGAACATCAGTGGCATGCTGTCGAACCGCTGGAAGACGGGCATCGGCGAAGTGGGCGCGCTGCTGGGCTTGTCGCAGCAGCAGCACCGCTACCATGAAGAACGCGCGTTCAATACGGCGCCCGTGGATAAAAGTTTCCTGTTGCCTGGCTTGACGGGGCCGGATCAGGTGGGCTTGCTGCCGATCAAGGGCGACCGCCGCCGCACGACCGCCAATGCCGTGCTGCAATGGCGCCCGAACGCCGACGTCGAACTGTATGCGGAAGGCATGGCCACGCGCTTCCTGCTCGATGCCGAGTCCGATTACTTCGTCGGCTTGCCGTGGTGGGGCACGGCCGTGTCGGCAACAAAAATTCCCGGCACCGACCAGCTGCAAACGCTCACATCCACCAACGTCAACACCATCATGTCGACGCAGGCGAACAAGAACCAGACGAAGACGCATCAGTTTGCCGTGGGTGGCTTGTGGGATATCAATCCGGAATGGCGTTTCACGTCGGAAGTGGCCAGCACCAAGAGCACCTATGCCTGGCGCAACCCGATTCTCGATGCGATTACGGTCGTGCCGAATGCCCGCATCAATACCAATCAGAACGGCACCTTGCACGTCGACTACACGGGCGTCGATTTGCAAGACCCGTCGAACTACTATCTGAAGGGCTTTTTCGACCGCTACGGCCGGGATCAGGGCAGCTCGAACGATGTGCGCGCCGACCTGGCGTACACGCCGAGCGCCGGCGGCATCTTCAAGGAAATCAGCGTCGGCTTGCGCGGCGTGAAGCGCGAAGCCGAATCGATCAAGAGCTTCGAGGGCAATGCGGAAGCACCGGACGTGTCCGGCGCCGCGTTTCCGTTCAGCCGTCAGAGCGTCACGTCGATTCCGGGCCTCAATTGCCTGTCGGAACCGATGTCCAGCGGCGGCCCCGACTATGGTTTGAAGCAGTGGTACACGCCGTGCGCCAGCTTCCTGCTCAATAACACGGGCACCATCCGCGAAGCCGTCACGGGCAGCAGCGCGGCACGGGCCATGGACCCGGGCTCGTTCTTCAAGGACACGGAAAAGACGTATTCGATCTATACCAAGGCCAAGGTCGCCTTCAAGCTGGGCGCCTACCCCGTCGACGGCACTGTGGGCGTGCGCGTCGTACGCACCGAGCAAAGTCTACAAGGCAACAGTTCGCAAGATGGCGTCTACACGCCCGTCATCAGCGACACGGCCAGCACCGACGTGCTGCCGAGCGTGGCCTTGAAAATCAAGCTGCGCTCTGACCTGGTCGGCCGCTTCGCTGCGGGCCGCACCATCAGCCGTCCGGGCTTTTCCCAGCTGAACCCTGGCGTGGCTCTGGTCAACTCGACGGAAACGGTGAAGGCGACGGGCGCGGGCGGCAATCCGAACTTGAAACCGGTGACGGGCGACAATGTTGACGCCGCACTGGAATGGTATTTCGCGCCAGCCGGTTCCGTGACGGCCACCGTGTTCCACCACAAGTTCGACGGCTATATCCAGCAACGCATTTCCAGCGAAACCATCGCCGGCAAGACCTATGATGTGGATCGCCCGTACAACACCGCCGCCGGCAAGTTGCAAGGCCTGGAAATTGGCTACCAGCAGTTTTATGACGGCTTGCCTGGCCTGTTGAGCGGCCTGGGCTTGCAAGCGAACGGCACCTACATGAGCGGCAAGACCAACGACGAGACGGGCAGCCATGCCATCACGGGCGTGTCGCGCTATGCCTACAACCTGGTCGTGCTGTACGAAAAAGATGCCTGGTCGGGCCGCCTGGCCTACAACTGGCGCTCGAAATTCATCGACAGCTACAACCAGGGCGGCCCTGGCCTGGACTTGAAAGTGGCGGCCACGGCCCAGCTCGACGGTTCGCTGTCGTACAAGATCAATGACCAGTTCACCGTGACCCTCGATGGGAATAACTTGCTCGACACCAAGTTCAAGGATTACTGGAACGAGCCGGGCGTGTATGCGCGCGATACGCGCCGCTATGACCGGACAGTTGGCGTATCACTGCGCTGGAAGATGTAG
- a CDS encoding MFS transporter, which yields METQKLSTVEKVGFGAGDMALNVVISSMMLIITFFYTDIYGLKTTDLALLFVAVKVVGAIADLVMGQITDRYSFASGRYRPYLLWLAVPFGISVFFVFTTPEWGYDAKLIWAYSTYILMTIMTAGVGIPYISLISGLTSDPHERLSANGYRLFFAKIGAFMVTIVVPILSQRWGGGNPAVGYQAAMAVMAVMGVALFLFCYFTTTERVVHVVEKQSLLAQLKVLLQNDQWLVLCGVCVTGTVGYVVRGSVAIYYAKYYLGGSTETVAAFLTTGVVAAILAMIASTWITKFYCKVKLFRYTQIGVALISLAIYFFVTPSDTVLAFALYFLLSFVVDLHAPVFWSAIAETIDYGQVKTGKRVSGFAFGGISVCQKAGMAVAGFLVGMLLSYFDYQPNHEQTQFALNGIALMLSVIPGFFHLLMGLLMFKYRISDTYYSGVKSEMHKRGYVAA from the coding sequence ATGGAGACGCAAAAATTATCTACCGTTGAAAAGGTCGGCTTCGGCGCCGGCGACATGGCGCTCAATGTCGTCATCTCGTCGATGATGTTGATCATCACCTTTTTCTATACCGATATCTATGGCTTGAAAACCACCGACCTGGCCCTGCTGTTCGTGGCCGTGAAAGTGGTGGGCGCCATCGCCGACCTCGTCATGGGGCAGATCACCGACCGCTACAGCTTCGCCTCGGGCCGCTACCGCCCATACCTGCTGTGGCTGGCCGTGCCCTTCGGCATCAGCGTGTTTTTCGTCTTCACCACGCCGGAATGGGGCTATGACGCCAAGCTGATCTGGGCATATTCCACGTATATCCTGATGACCATCATGACGGCCGGCGTGGGCATTCCCTATATCTCGCTGATCAGCGGCCTGACCAGCGACCCGCATGAGCGCCTGTCGGCCAATGGCTACCGCTTGTTCTTCGCCAAGATCGGCGCCTTTATGGTGACCATCGTCGTGCCGATCCTGTCGCAGCGCTGGGGCGGCGGCAACCCGGCCGTCGGCTACCAGGCCGCCATGGCCGTGATGGCCGTCATGGGCGTGGCCCTGTTCCTGTTCTGCTATTTCACCACCACCGAGCGCGTCGTACATGTGGTGGAGAAGCAATCGCTGCTGGCGCAATTGAAGGTGCTGCTGCAGAACGACCAGTGGCTGGTGCTGTGCGGCGTGTGCGTCACGGGCACGGTGGGCTACGTGGTGCGCGGCTCCGTCGCCATTTATTACGCGAAATATTACTTGGGTGGCAGCACGGAAACGGTGGCCGCTTTTCTGACCACGGGCGTGGTGGCCGCCATCCTGGCGATGATCGCCTCGACCTGGATCACCAAGTTTTATTGCAAGGTCAAATTGTTCCGCTACACGCAGATCGGCGTCGCGCTGATCAGCCTGGCGATCTATTTCTTCGTCACACCGAGCGACACCGTGCTGGCCTTCGCCCTGTATTTCCTGCTGTCCTTCGTGGTCGACTTGCATGCGCCCGTGTTCTGGTCGGCCATCGCCGAGACCATCGACTATGGCCAAGTGAAAACGGGCAAGCGCGTCTCCGGCTTCGCCTTTGGCGGCATCTCCGTGTGCCAGAAGGCCGGCATGGCGGTGGCCGGCTTTTTGGTCGGCATGCTGCTGTCGTATTTCGACTACCAGCCCAACCATGAGCAAACGCAATTCGCCCTGAACGGCATCGCCCTGATGCTGTCGGTCATCCCCGGCTTCTTCCACTTGCTGATGGGCTTGCTGATGTTCAAATACCGCATCAGCGATACGTACTACAGCGGCGTGAAGTCGGAAATGCACAAGCGCGGCTACGTGGCCGCCTAA
- a CDS encoding glycoside hydrolase family 43 protein, with amino-acid sequence MADILKPLIEQRADPHIYRHSDGYYYFTASVPQYDRIELRRADSIAGLAGAQTVDVWHKPETGPYSELVWAPELHFNQGAWYVYFAAAPSREIKHKLFQHRMYAIRNTNANPLEGEWEFMGQIDTGIDTFCLDATTFEHDGVLYYLWAQKDVAIEGNSNLYIAPMATPWQLAGPPVMLSKPEFDWEIRGFWVNEGPSVLKRNGKIFISYSASATDENYAMGLLWAADSADLLDPAAWTKSPEPVFATCYEHGIYGPGHNSFTTAGDGDGDGVLLVYHARTYTEIVGDPLWNPDRHTFVKPLRWDAQGMPVFGRSSTL; translated from the coding sequence ATGGCTGACATCTTGAAACCGCTGATCGAACAGCGCGCCGACCCGCATATCTACCGTCACAGCGACGGTTACTATTACTTTACGGCCTCCGTGCCGCAGTACGACCGCATCGAACTGCGCCGCGCCGACAGCATCGCCGGCCTGGCCGGCGCGCAAACGGTCGACGTGTGGCACAAGCCGGAAACGGGGCCGTACAGCGAACTGGTGTGGGCGCCCGAGCTGCACTTCAACCAGGGTGCCTGGTATGTGTATTTCGCCGCCGCGCCGAGCCGCGAGATCAAACATAAACTGTTCCAGCACCGCATGTATGCGATCCGCAATACCAACGCCAATCCGCTTGAAGGTGAATGGGAATTCATGGGCCAGATCGATACAGGCATCGACACCTTTTGCCTGGACGCCACCACGTTCGAGCACGACGGCGTGCTGTACTACCTGTGGGCGCAGAAAGATGTGGCCATCGAGGGCAACTCGAACCTGTACATCGCGCCGATGGCCACGCCGTGGCAGCTGGCCGGGCCGCCCGTGATGCTGAGTAAACCTGAATTCGACTGGGAAATCCGCGGCTTCTGGGTCAACGAGGGGCCATCCGTGCTGAAGCGCAACGGCAAGATCTTCATCAGCTATTCGGCCAGCGCCACCGATGAAAACTACGCGATGGGCTTGCTGTGGGCCGCCGACTCCGCCGACTTGCTCGATCCGGCGGCGTGGACCAAGTCGCCCGAGCCCGTGTTTGCCACCTGCTACGAGCACGGCATCTATGGCCCCGGCCATAACAGTTTCACGACGGCCGGCGACGGCGACGGCGATGGCGTATTGCTGGTGTACCATGCCCGCACCTACACGGAAATCGTCGGCGACCCTTTGTGGAACCCGGACCGCCATACCTTTGTCAAACCGCTGCGCTGGGATGCGCAAGGCATGCCCGTGTTTGGCCGCTCATCGACCCTGTAA